The genomic DNA TGCTCGACCGCGGCTGCACCGAAGCGCAAGGCTATCTCTTCAGCCACCCCCTCCCCATCGAGGAACTCCGCGGCGTCCTGGGCCAAAGCGACCGGCGAGCGGCGTAATCGCAACCAAGGGTTTGGGCTGCCCGGTCGCGTTCACTTCGAATATTTCCGCACGCGATGTGGTGGATTCGGCATTATGGCTTAGCGATTGGGTTCGCTTCGCTCTTTCCGGCGGGTCTCATCGCCATAGCGCTGTTGATGCCCGCGCCGTCGGGGCCGAGATCATATGAGGTGGGAACGGTAACTCGCTTCGGTCTGTCGGAATCGAAGTTTACGCACTGGCCTATCGTGACCGTTCGTTTGAAAGACGGCAGAACCGTTCAATTCACCTCTAATGAGCGAGAAATCGCCAACTGTCGGGTCGGCAGTAAGATTCTGCTGGTGCGCAGAGGCGCCGGAATCTCCATCGCGACGCCCGGATGCTCCAAGCCCTGATCACCCCTCATGTCATCCCCGCGAAAGCGGGGATCCAGGCGGCGGTGAAGCCGGGTTCCCGCTTTCGCGGGAATGAAACGAGAGGAGCGCGTGACGGAACTCCACCGGCGCCCGCCGCATTGATCGATCCAAACGCAATCGAAGGATCGAAACCCATGCTCAAGCTCGCTTTCATCTCCGCGCTCATCGCGCTCGTCGCTGCGGTGCTCGGCTTTTCAGGCGCGGCGGGGACGTTCGCCAATATCGCGATCTTCCTCTTCGTCGCCGCGCTGGTCGTCTTCGCCGTCTTCCTGGTGCTCGGCATCATGGGCGCCAAGAAGCTGGCGCGATAGCCACGCCGAGGCCTCGCCGCGCGTCCGCTTAAGGCGCGATGGCGAGGCCGTCGCCGTTCTTCCCCGCCGGCAGCCGCCCGATGAGCTTGCCGGTGAAGAGATCAATCTCCGCGATCCGGTCGATCCCCGTCTCCGCCACATAAAGCCGCGATCCGTCCGCATTGAGTAGGATTGTCACCTGCCCGGCACCCTGCTGGCCGCTGAGCGTGATCGTCCGCGTCACCTTGCGGCTGGCGACGTCGATCAGGCTCAAATCCCCGCCGCCGAGGTTCGAAGTGATCGCCGTCCGCCCGTCGGGGGTGACGACGATGCGGATCGGATTCTTGCCCACCGCCACTTCGCCCACCGGCTTCAGCGACTTCGTATCGAACACCCGCACGACATCGCCCTGCCGGTCCGCGACCCAGAGCTGGCCGCCGTCCGGCGTCAGCGCCAGGCCTTCCGGCTCCTTGCCCGCGGGAAGATCGGCGATCTTCCTGCCCGCCTTCAGATCGATCACGCTCGCGCTGCCGGATTGCATGTTGGCGACATAGGCACGCGCTGCATCGGGCGAGACCGCAACCATGTGCGAGGCCTTTTGCCCGGTCGGGATCGCGGTCACCGTCTTGAGGTCGGCGCCGACCACCACGATCGTGTCGCTCTTCTCGGTGGTGGCAACGATGCGGCCGTCCTTCAGCCAGACGATGCCGTGCGGTGCCTGGTTCGCGCCGAGGTCGATCGTGCCCGTCTTCTCGCGGCTGGCGATGTCGAACAGGTCGATGCTGTTGCCGCCATAAGCGACGAGCGCGGCGCGCTTGCCGTCGGGCGATATGGCGATTTCGTGCGGGTTCTTGCCGGTGTCGCGCCGCGCCACCTCGCGGCCGGTCGCGAGATCGACGAAGCTGATGCTGTCCTCGCCCTTGTTGCCGATCAGCAGCGTCCCCGCCGATCCGTCGGGCAGCGGCGGCGCGGCGGCCAGCAACAGGGCGGCGATGGCGGAAACGGGCATCTGTCTCTCCCCTTATATCTCTTGGTGCCAGCCTAGCGCGAAGCGGCGCAGGGGTTCAACGGCGGCGCACGCGACCCTATCTTCTCCCGATGCGCCTCCCCCGGCTTCTCCCAGCGCTCACCGCGCTGTCGCTCCTCGCTGCGCCCGTCGCGGCGGCGGAGAGCGTCGCCGACGGGCAGGGCGAGGCCGACTATCATGCCTGGCTGGCGCGCAGCCCCGATGCGCGCGCCAAGGTGATCGCCTTTCGCACGCATCTGGAGGCGCAGGCGGTGGCCGACGTGCTGCCCACCTGGCAGCTCGTCCGCACCGCGAGCATGTGGCGGGAGTGCGGCGGCCCGCGCTTCGAGGTCGCGCCCTTCACCGAATGGGCGCATGTCGTGAAGACGTTGAAGTTCGTGCGCAACCATGTCGCGCCGGTGATCGGCCCGGTCGAGGCGGTCTCCGGCTATCGCAACGAGGGGCTCAACCAATGCTCGGGCGGCGCGAAGGAAAGCGCGCACCGCCACTTCTTCGCGATCGACATGGTGCCCATTCAGGCGATCACGCGCGAGGCGATGATCCGCAGCCTCTGCGCCATCCACCGCTGGCGGGGCGAAGGCTATGACATCGGCCTCGGCTTCTATTCGGGCACCCGCTTCCACGTCGATTCCAAACGCTTCCGCAAATGGGGGCCCGACGGCACCGGTGCGACCTCGCCGTGCAACGCGGCGTAGCGGGGGAGGCCGTGTTTCTCCCCCGTCTCCGTCATGCTGAACTCGTTTCAGCATCCATGCCGATGACGATCGCGACCGTCTCCGCCATGGACCCTGAACCAAGTTCAGGGTGACGGTAAGAGCGAACACGCCCCCGCTCTTCCCCGGCGAAAGCCGGGGCTCAGCTTCGAGAATCGGACAAACTAGAGTCTGGACCCCGGCTTTCGCCGGGGAACAGTTTGTCCGCCGCCGCTTACTGCGCCTGCGGCGCCGCCGCGCTGGGATCGAGCGGCAGGCCGCCCAATTGCGTCACGAGCTGCTTGTAGGCGTCGAGATAGGCGAGGACGATCACCTGGCCGATGTCGGTGTTCTGGTAGCCGCCGCCGCCGACGCCGGCGAAGCCGCCCCAGAAGCCGCCCGCACCCGCGCCGAAGCCGATGTCCTGTTTGCGCGCATAACCCTCGGTCATCCGCTCCTGCTCGGTGGTGCGCGAGTTGACGAGCGTCAGCATGACGTTCGCTTCCTTCTTCTTGACCGAGATGCCGCCGATCAGGCCGCCGGTGAAGCGGCTCGAAAGCCCACCGAGCAGCGCGCCGCCGATGCCGCCGCCGCCGCTGTTGGAATTCTGGCTGACGATGTCCGGCACCACGAAATAATCCGCCGCCTTCACCTGCGCGCGGCCGATGTTCGAGCCCTGCTGCAACTCGCCATTGTCGGCGAGCGCGCGCTCGATATTGCGGCTGGCGAGGCCCTTGTTGCGGTCGACGAGGCCGAAGCAGCCCGATTTCATCACGAACAGCTTGATGATCGCCTCCGGGCTGCCGAGCCCCAGCGCCTGCCACCAATTGTTGTCCGGCTCGACCACCGCGATCGTGCCCAGTTTTCGGGTGCAGACCGGAATTTCCTGCTGCCCGCGCTCCTGCATCTTGCGGCCCGACGACTTGCCCTGCGCCAGCGCGGGCGCGGCAGTCGCGACCAGAGCGGCTGCGACGGCGAATGTAACGAAAGTGCGCACGTTCGAATCTCCCCACGATCCCGGCAGCGACGCCACACGAGCGCGGCCCCGGATCCCTTCCCTGCGCTCGCCGTCGTCATAGCATCCCGCAGCCGCCCCCGGAAGCCGCTTCGCATTTGCGAAGGCCGCTGCTATCGGCGCTCGCGAACTTCCTGACATGGCAGCCGACGTGACCGACCTTTCGAAGATCCGCAATTTCTCGATCATCGCCCATATCGACCACGGCAAATCGACGCTGGCGGACCGGCTGATCCAGCGCACCGGCGGGCTGACCGACCGCGAGATGTCGAGCCAGGTGCTCGACAATATGGACATCGAGAAGGAGCGCGGGATCACCATCAAGGCGCAGACCGTGCGCCTGGAATGGACCGCGGCGGACGGCGAGACCTACACGCTCAACCTCATGGACACGCCCGGCCACGTCGACTTCGCCTACGAGGTCAGCCGGAGCCTCGCGGCGTGCGAGGGCGCGCTGCTGGTGGTCGATGCGGCGCAGGGCGTCGAGGCGCAGACGCTCGCCAACGTCTACCAGTCGATCGAGCACGATCACGAGATCGTCCCCGTCATCAACAAGATCGACCTTCCCTCGGCCGAGCCCGACAAGGTGAAGGCCGAGATCGAGGACATCATCGGCCTCGCCGCCGACGATGCGGTGCTCGCCTCCGCCAAATCGGGCATCGGCATTGACGAGGTACTGCAGGCGGTGGTCGATCGCATCCCGCCGCCCAAGGGCGATCGCGACGCGCCGCTGAAGGCCATGCTGGTGGATAGCTGGTACGACCCCTATCTCGGCGTCGTCATCCTCATCCGCGTGATCGACGGCAGCATCCGCAAGGGCCAGATGGTCAAGTTCATGGCCGGCGGTACCCAGCATCTGGTCGATCGCGTCGGCGCGTTCCGCCCCAAGATCGAGAATCTGCCCGAGCTCGGACCCGGCGAAATCGGCTTCATCACCGCGCAGATCAAGGACATCAGCCAGACCCGCGTCGGCGACACGATCACCGACGTCAAGCGCCCCGCGCCCGCGCCGCTCGCCGGCTTCAAGGAGGTGCAGCCGGTGGTGTTCTGCGGCCTCTTCCCGGTCGATGCCGCGGATTTCGAGAAGCTGCGCGATTCGATCCACAAGCTGCGCCTCAACGACGCCAGCTTCTCGTTCGAGATGGAAACGTCCGCCGCGCTCGGCTTCGGCTTCCGCTGCGGCTTCCTCGGCCTCCTCCACCTCGAGATCATCCAGGAGCGGCTGACGCGAGAATATGACCTCGATCTCATCACCACCGCGCCGAGCGTCGTCTACAAGATCCACCTCTCCAAATCGAAGGAGGAGGGCGCCAAGACGATCGAGCTCCACAACCCCGCCGACATGCCCGATCCCAACCGGATCGACACCATCGAGGAACCGTGGATCGAGGCGACCATCTATGTGCCCGACGAATATCTCGGCGCGATTCTCAAGCTCTGCCAGGACCGGCGCGGCATCCAGAAAGACCTGACCTATGTCGGCGGCCGCGCGCAGCTCCGCTACGAGCTGCCGCTGAACGAAGTGGTGTTCGATTTCTACGACCGGCTGAAGAGCATCAGCCGCGGCTATGCCAGCTTCGACTATCACCAGATCGGCCACCGCGAGGGCGATCTCGTCAAGATGTCGATCCTGGTGAATGCCGAGCCGGTCGATGCGCTCAGCATGATCGTCCACCGCGCCAGCGCCGAGACGCGCGGCCGCGGCATGTGCGAGCGGCTGAAGGACCTCATCCCCCGCCACCTCTTCAAGATCCCGATCCAGGCGGCGATCGGCGGCAAGGTCATCGCCCGCGAGACGATCGCGGCGCTCCGCAAGGACGTCACCGCCAAATGCTATGGCGGCGACATCAGCCGCAAGAAGAAGCTCCTCGAAAAGCAGAAAGAGGGCAAGAAGCGGATGCGCGAATATGGCAGCGTCCAGATTCCGCAGGAGGCGTTCATCGCCGCGCTCCGGATGGGCGAGGAATAAGCCCGCCCGCCGGACGTCCGGCTCCGCCGCGCTCGCCACGGTCGGCTTGCGCGGCACGGCAGAGGGGTGGCACGGTTGCGCAATATCGATTTCAGTTCGTGGCACAGCCTGCTCGGCACGTTGATCGGCCTCGCCCTGTTCGCTCTGATCGGCGTCGGCGTGCGCCTCCTCGCGATGATGACGATCCAGCAGCGCCGCGAACGGCTCAACCGGCAGATCAACGAGCGGCTACGGACGCTGATTGCGGCTTATAAGGTCCTGGGCGGATCGTTCACCGGCGATCTCGCCGTCGATCCGACCCATCTGGGTGACGAGCGGCGCCGGCAGCGCGATGCCGATGCCGTGGCGATTCCCGATCCGGCCAGCGGCGGTCCGGGATCGGATCGCGCCCGGCGCATCCGCGATGCGGTGGAGGCCGCGCTGTCCGACATCATCCTGCTCGGCACCGAAGAGCATGTCCGCCTGGCCGAGCGTGCCGCGCGCGAGCTGGCGGCGGGACGCGCGGTGCACACCCATGCGCTCGTCGTCTCGCTTCGCGATTTCATTCGCCGCGCGCTCGATCTCGAGCCGATACCGGCCGATCTCGACATCCCGGCACAAGGCCCGACGCGGCCTGCTGGCGCCGGCGCGCGCGGCAAGGGCGAAGGCGATCGCGCGCGCGGTGGCGGTGGTGGCGGTGGTGGTGGCGGGATGGGTGGCGGCGGCGGAATGGGCGGCGCGGGCGGAGCGATGGACGACGACCCCGCCGCCGGCCACGGCGCCTGAACACCCGTCGGAAGCGCGCCGCGAGCGGTATCGCCAGCCCCGCCTCGAAGTCCTCGGCCGCACCGCGCAGGCAAGCAGCGGCCACGCGGCCGCGGGACGCGAGCCTTGCCCGGAGCGGGTGCTGGGGTTAGTCCTTTCGGCCTCCCCCGATCCGAAAGGCCGCCTTTGATCCGCTTCGCTCTCGCGCTTCCCTTCGCCGCCGCGCTTGCCCTTGCCGGGTGCAAGGAGAAGCCGGCCGAGACGCCGACCGACGCGCCGATGCAGGCGGGCGCGCAGCGGATGGTCGCGCCGGTGCTGCTGACGCCGGACGCCAAGGACATCCACAGCTACGCCGTTCCGGCGGAGGCGCGGGTGACGCATGTCGCGCTCAACCTCACCGCCGATTTCCAGCAGAAGATCCTCTACGGCACCGCGACGCTGCACGTCGCCGCGGCGAAGGGCGCCAAGCGCATCATCCTCGACGACAAGGGGCTGGAGATTGTCTCGGTCCGCAGCCGATCGGGCGAGCCGCTGCGCTGGCAGGTCGGCGAGGGCGACGACATGCTCGGCCGCCCGCTCGAAGTCGAGCTCGCCGGCGCGGACCGCATCGTCATCGAATATAGGAGCGCGCCGGACGCCGCCGCGCTGCAATGGCTGACCCCGGAGCAGACCGCCGGCAAGCGCCACCCCTTCCTGTTCAGCCAGGGCCAGTCGATCCTCAACCGCACCTGGATTCCGACGCAGGACAGCCCCGGCATCCGCCAGACGTGGGAGGCGCGCATCGTCGTCCCCGCGCCGCTGAAGGCGGTGATGAGCGGCGAGGCGCTGACTCCGGAAGGCGAGCCCGCGGGCGAGGGCAAGCGCGCCTTCCGCTTCCGCATGGACAAGCCCGTCGCGCCCTATCTCATCGCGCTCGCCGCGGGCGACATCGCCTTCCAG from Allosphingosinicella indica includes the following:
- a CDS encoding DUF1328 domain-containing protein translates to MLKLAFISALIALVAAVLGFSGAAGTFANIAIFLFVAALVVFAVFLVLGIMGAKKLAR
- a CDS encoding YncE family protein, which produces MPVSAIAALLLAAAPPLPDGSAGTLLIGNKGEDSISFVDLATGREVARRDTGKNPHEIAISPDGKRAALVAYGGNSIDLFDIASREKTGTIDLGANQAPHGIVWLKDGRIVATTEKSDTIVVVGADLKTVTAIPTGQKASHMVAVSPDAARAYVANMQSGSASVIDLKAGRKIADLPAGKEPEGLALTPDGGQLWVADRQGDVVRVFDTKSLKPVGEVAVGKNPIRIVVTPDGRTAITSNLGGGDLSLIDVASRKVTRTITLSGQQGAGQVTILLNADGSRLYVAETGIDRIAEIDLFTGKLIGRLPAGKNGDGLAIAP
- a CDS encoding D-Ala-D-Ala carboxypeptidase family metallohydrolase yields the protein MRLPRLLPALTALSLLAAPVAAAESVADGQGEADYHAWLARSPDARAKVIAFRTHLEAQAVADVLPTWQLVRTASMWRECGGPRFEVAPFTEWAHVVKTLKFVRNHVAPVIGPVEAVSGYRNEGLNQCSGGAKESAHRHFFAIDMVPIQAITREAMIRSLCAIHRWRGEGYDIGLGFYSGTRFHVDSKRFRKWGPDGTGATSPCNAA
- a CDS encoding CsgG/HfaB family protein, which produces MRTFVTFAVAAALVATAAPALAQGKSSGRKMQERGQQEIPVCTRKLGTIAVVEPDNNWWQALGLGSPEAIIKLFVMKSGCFGLVDRNKGLASRNIERALADNGELQQGSNIGRAQVKAADYFVVPDIVSQNSNSGGGGIGGALLGGLSSRFTGGLIGGISVKKKEANVMLTLVNSRTTEQERMTEGYARKQDIGFGAGAGGFWGGFAGVGGGGYQNTDIGQVIVLAYLDAYKQLVTQLGGLPLDPSAAAPQAQ
- the lepA gene encoding translation elongation factor 4, coding for MAADVTDLSKIRNFSIIAHIDHGKSTLADRLIQRTGGLTDREMSSQVLDNMDIEKERGITIKAQTVRLEWTAADGETYTLNLMDTPGHVDFAYEVSRSLAACEGALLVVDAAQGVEAQTLANVYQSIEHDHEIVPVINKIDLPSAEPDKVKAEIEDIIGLAADDAVLASAKSGIGIDEVLQAVVDRIPPPKGDRDAPLKAMLVDSWYDPYLGVVILIRVIDGSIRKGQMVKFMAGGTQHLVDRVGAFRPKIENLPELGPGEIGFITAQIKDISQTRVGDTITDVKRPAPAPLAGFKEVQPVVFCGLFPVDAADFEKLRDSIHKLRLNDASFSFEMETSAALGFGFRCGFLGLLHLEIIQERLTREYDLDLITTAPSVVYKIHLSKSKEEGAKTIELHNPADMPDPNRIDTIEEPWIEATIYVPDEYLGAILKLCQDRRGIQKDLTYVGGRAQLRYELPLNEVVFDFYDRLKSISRGYASFDYHQIGHREGDLVKMSILVNAEPVDALSMIVHRASAETRGRGMCERLKDLIPRHLFKIPIQAAIGGKVIARETIAALRKDVTAKCYGGDISRKKKLLEKQKEGKKRMREYGSVQIPQEAFIAALRMGEE